The following are encoded together in the Planococcus antarcticus DSM 14505 genome:
- a CDS encoding CoA-disulfide reductase, producing MKKIVIVGAVGGGATAAGQIRFYDPEARIVVFDRDSTMSYAACGTPYVIGDVIEDERSIIMTDPEQFKKKRDIDVHLRHEVLEIDRAAKKVRVRNLETSEQFEEPYDALILAPGGSAIVPKVEGLDSSKVFTLRNFDDMQQIDQFIKDERPKNCVVSGGGFIGLEMAENLKNLGLDVSLVHKSPTIMSILDTDISVIIEKELSQHGVKLITGTTIEKTEGKTIKLQNGIELQSDFIIMSIGLRPNTGLAVKAGLKIGETGGIQTNEFMQTNDPSIYAIGDASENFDMVTGDPKRVPLASPAHRQAFVAARHLTGDKIAKKGLLGTSVLKIFSLTAAMTGLNEKAIQDKNLAFATVTHTGNSNAGYYPEHAKLTLKVHYDPQTRKILGAQCIGGKGVDKRIDVIVTAIYGGLTIDDLQALELCYAPPYSSPKDPINMVGYKAITK from the coding sequence TTGAAAAAAATAGTCATTGTAGGTGCAGTAGGTGGAGGAGCCACAGCCGCTGGCCAAATTCGATTCTACGATCCGGAAGCACGCATCGTTGTGTTTGATCGTGATTCAACAATGTCCTACGCAGCGTGTGGAACACCATACGTTATAGGCGATGTCATTGAAGATGAACGCTCAATCATCATGACGGATCCCGAGCAATTTAAGAAAAAGCGAGATATTGATGTTCATTTGCGACATGAAGTGCTGGAAATCGATAGAGCAGCTAAGAAAGTCCGTGTGCGGAACCTGGAAACAAGCGAACAATTTGAGGAGCCCTATGATGCTTTAATCTTGGCTCCAGGCGGTTCTGCCATTGTGCCTAAAGTCGAGGGACTGGATTCTTCAAAGGTCTTCACTTTACGCAATTTTGATGATATGCAGCAGATTGATCAGTTCATTAAGGACGAGCGGCCTAAAAATTGTGTGGTTTCAGGCGGCGGATTTATCGGTCTTGAAATGGCTGAAAACCTCAAAAACCTGGGCTTGGACGTATCGCTGGTGCACAAATCTCCGACTATCATGTCCATTTTGGACACCGATATTTCGGTGATCATCGAAAAAGAACTGTCACAACACGGCGTCAAGCTTATTACTGGAACCACGATTGAAAAGACTGAAGGCAAAACCATTAAATTACAGAATGGCATTGAGCTACAGTCTGATTTCATCATTATGAGCATTGGCTTGCGCCCTAATACCGGCCTTGCTGTGAAAGCCGGGTTGAAAATCGGTGAAACCGGCGGCATTCAAACCAATGAATTCATGCAGACAAATGATCCATCAATTTATGCAATCGGTGATGCTTCAGAGAATTTTGATATGGTAACGGGAGATCCAAAGAGAGTGCCTCTTGCGTCCCCCGCTCATCGTCAAGCATTCGTCGCAGCACGTCATCTGACGGGAGATAAAATAGCGAAAAAAGGATTACTCGGAACTTCTGTCTTAAAGATTTTTTCGTTGACCGCTGCGATGACCGGGTTGAACGAAAAAGCCATTCAGGACAAAAATCTGGCTTTCGCAACAGTTACACATACCGGCAACTCGAATGCAGGCTATTATCCCGAGCATGCGAAACTCACATTAAAGGTCCATTACGATCCACAGACTCGAAAGATTCTTGGAGCGCAATGCATTGGCGGCAAAGGGGTTGATAAGCGAATAGATGTTATCGTTACAGCTATTTACGGCGGATTGACAATTGACGACTTGCAGGCACTCGAGCTCTGTTATGCACCGCCTTATTCTTCACCCAAAGATCCGATCAATATGGTTGGCTATAAGGCCATCACCAAATAG
- a CDS encoding alpha-amylase family glycosyl hydrolase, whose translation MKAKWILSIISSVLVLTLVNPAFAADERELKDELIYDVLVDRYFNKKIDNDYEVNALDPASFNGGDFDGMASELLFVKEMGFTALSIGPVFSTATYDGKRVLDYTKFERHFGTKEEFEELVAEIHDQDMKVIVDVPTQQVSEEHVWVAENPDWFTENEDGSLALDTSNLEAQEALISTFTEFSETYEIDGFRLQNADQLDESFVSDFSDAIKDVRDSYILSDREMAEMPGVDAVVLPGVEETLRAAYKNFDQDLTGISSIMEESEDNLIQVDSLIGSRFTADIVEENGFPPTRWTLLLTQLLTMPGIPVVQYGSESAMNGTELPESHQILDLAVDKELVDHITDLTSLRNSSEALRTGELEILHDEDGWLVYKRSNDEETWIIAINNSSVTKNINLPAEVIGEGQEMRGLFESDIIRQEDNGEYRLTQDREIAEVFHVTEETKLNSAYIAVLAIMYVVFMLFLWVVWRKGKQRKADAAKQKANEKTV comes from the coding sequence TTGAAGGCAAAATGGATTTTAAGCATCATATCAAGCGTACTAGTGTTAACACTCGTTAATCCGGCTTTTGCTGCAGACGAGCGCGAACTAAAAGATGAGCTCATCTATGATGTACTGGTTGACCGTTATTTCAATAAAAAGATCGATAATGATTACGAAGTAAATGCATTGGATCCTGCAAGTTTCAATGGAGGCGACTTTGATGGCATGGCCAGTGAACTATTATTTGTGAAAGAAATGGGCTTTACCGCTCTTTCGATAGGACCTGTGTTTTCGACAGCTACATATGATGGGAAAAGAGTATTGGACTACACCAAATTTGAGCGCCATTTTGGAACAAAAGAAGAATTTGAAGAATTGGTAGCTGAAATCCATGATCAGGATATGAAAGTGATTGTGGATGTCCCAACGCAGCAAGTAAGTGAGGAACATGTTTGGGTAGCTGAAAATCCAGATTGGTTTACGGAAAATGAAGATGGCAGCCTGGCTTTGGATACTTCGAATCTAGAAGCACAGGAAGCATTGATTTCCACTTTTACGGAATTTAGTGAGACTTATGAAATTGATGGCTTCCGTCTGCAGAATGCAGACCAGTTGGATGAGTCATTTGTAAGTGATTTTTCTGACGCCATTAAAGACGTCCGGGACAGCTACATCTTAAGCGACAGAGAAATGGCAGAGATGCCTGGGGTTGATGCAGTGGTCTTGCCAGGAGTAGAAGAAACCCTGCGTGCGGCTTATAAGAATTTCGACCAGGATTTGACTGGAATTTCTTCTATCATGGAAGAAAGCGAAGACAACCTCATTCAAGTGGATTCTTTAATAGGATCTCGGTTTACAGCCGATATTGTCGAAGAAAATGGTTTTCCACCAACACGCTGGACACTGCTGTTGACTCAGTTATTGACAATGCCCGGAATCCCAGTCGTCCAGTATGGCTCCGAATCAGCAATGAACGGCACTGAGCTGCCCGAATCACATCAAATTTTGGATTTAGCTGTGGACAAAGAACTAGTTGATCATATCACGGACTTGACATCATTGCGCAATTCATCTGAGGCTTTACGGACAGGCGAATTGGAAATTCTACATGACGAAGATGGCTGGCTGGTCTACAAACGCTCCAATGATGAAGAAACGTGGATTATCGCCATCAACAATTCTTCAGTAACTAAGAATATTAACCTACCTGCTGAGGTTATTGGAGAAGGACAGGAAATGCGCGGTTTGTTTGAAAGCGATATTATCCGCCAAGAAGACAATGGAGAATACCGTTTGACGCAGGACCGTGAAATTGCAGAAGTTTTCCATGTGACCGAAGAAACTAAACTAAATTCCGCTTACATTGCGGTTCTTGCTATCATGTATGTCGTGTTCATGCTGTTTTTGTGGGTTGTTTGGCGCAAAGGCAAGCAGCGTAAAGCAGACGCAGCAAAACAAAAGGCAAATGAAAAAACGGTATAA
- a CDS encoding YisL family protein: MDIFTQTTHLHITTWVIAVVLFLIAAFMQRDSKGRKILHMVLRLFYILIIITGLTLFIEWSSSDPMLYGIKFLLGVLAIGMMEMILVRSKKQKPVTMFWALFVLFLFATMFIGFMLPIGLNFF, encoded by the coding sequence TTGGATATTTTTACACAGACTACACATCTACACATCACAACATGGGTCATTGCCGTCGTCTTGTTCCTAATTGCGGCATTTATGCAGCGCGATAGCAAAGGCCGCAAGATTTTGCACATGGTCTTGAGGTTGTTCTACATTTTGATCATCATCACAGGACTTACTTTATTCATCGAATGGTCTTCATCAGATCCGATGCTGTACGGCATTAAGTTCTTATTGGGTGTTTTGGCGATCGGAATGATGGAAATGATTTTGGTTCGTTCGAAAAAACAAAAACCGGTTACGATGTTTTGGGCATTGTTTGTCTTATTCCTATTTGCCACAATGTTCATCGGTTTCATGTTGCCGATCGGTTTGAATTTCTTTTAA
- a CDS encoding fumarylacetoacetate hydrolase family protein → MKLLSFRYEEKEGFGPKVKKEEAVWDLLAIQQQLEVLPAFPSQLIDGIPQGLEFVEQIRKLTEAAVQSERSEEFKHSFSEIEWLAPISRTPKNIIGIGKNYADHAKEMGGEAPVDLVVFTKSPTCISADGETVSVHSDVTDAYDYEGELAIIIGKAGHKIPKQMAYDYVFGYSIANDLTARDLQEKHQQYFLGKSLPGSCPLGPYIVTKDEIPQSQNLSIVTKVNDEVRQNGNTENMIRRVDDLIAEVSQYVELEPGDVLLTGTPAGVGKGFNPPKFLKAGDTVKVSIESIGTLVTHLS, encoded by the coding sequence ATGAAGCTGTTATCATTTCGCTATGAAGAAAAAGAAGGATTCGGACCAAAGGTTAAAAAGGAGGAAGCTGTCTGGGATTTGCTTGCCATCCAACAGCAATTAGAGGTCCTGCCGGCATTCCCATCACAGTTGATTGATGGAATTCCACAAGGATTAGAGTTTGTCGAACAAATTCGCAAATTGACGGAAGCTGCTGTCCAATCTGAACGCTCTGAAGAATTCAAACACTCATTTTCAGAAATTGAATGGTTAGCTCCAATTTCCAGAACACCTAAAAACATTATTGGTATTGGAAAGAACTATGCGGATCACGCCAAAGAAATGGGTGGGGAAGCTCCTGTAGACCTAGTGGTTTTCACAAAGTCGCCTACTTGTATTTCAGCAGACGGCGAAACTGTTTCTGTTCATAGTGACGTGACCGATGCCTATGATTACGAAGGGGAACTCGCTATCATCATTGGAAAAGCGGGTCACAAAATACCAAAGCAAATGGCTTATGATTATGTTTTTGGCTACAGCATCGCGAATGATTTGACTGCCCGAGACCTACAGGAAAAGCACCAGCAGTATTTCCTTGGGAAAAGCTTGCCGGGCTCATGTCCACTAGGGCCTTATATTGTGACCAAAGATGAAATTCCTCAATCACAGAATTTGTCGATCGTAACAAAAGTCAATGACGAAGTACGCCAAAATGGCAATACAGAAAATATGATTCGCCGTGTGGATGACCTCATAGCGGAAGTTTCACAGTATGTTGAACTGGAACCAGGGGATGTTCTGCTTACTGGCACACCGGCTGGAGTTGGAAAAGGCTTTAATCCACCAAAATTCCTTAAAGCGGGAGACACTGTTAAAGTATCAATTGAATCCATTGGCACCCTCGTCACACATTTGTCATAA
- a CDS encoding DUF418 domain-containing protein: MNLQPVSINERVKAIDLMRGFSLFGILIINMLAFHSPLSYIDPYKWFDGNVNEGVYLFIDIFIQASFYPLFAMLFGYGLAMQFMRAEAKQRPFTLLAVKRLAVLLLFGIIHAFLIWYGDILITYAIMGFLLIGMIRLPSSWLMGFAAIIYAVPHLLLLGIMFIAVAADPNTYVGYLEIESSIQFYQSGSFAEIFSQRLADWTYSNNLVGYVILIATILPFLMVGAAAAKWQLIERTQEKRKLWLFLAVVPLLMGLLLKTAPFLFEPNYAFIYLQDIFGGPLVAIGYAAIIALLAQKTSMQKLLSPVAKVGRMSLTTYITQSILATLIFYSYGFGLYGQVDLLTGTLIAIGIFIVQLIFAELWFEKFSRGPLESVWRKWTYGNNFEKTNNSKP, encoded by the coding sequence TTGAACTTACAGCCAGTTTCTATAAATGAACGAGTAAAAGCAATTGATTTGATGAGAGGGTTTTCACTTTTTGGTATTTTAATCATTAATATGCTGGCTTTTCATTCGCCACTTTCCTATATCGATCCCTATAAATGGTTTGATGGAAATGTGAATGAAGGTGTATACCTGTTTATCGATATATTTATCCAAGCCAGTTTCTATCCTTTATTTGCCATGTTGTTCGGCTATGGGTTGGCGATGCAATTTATGCGTGCAGAAGCTAAGCAACGTCCCTTTACGCTATTAGCCGTCAAACGCTTAGCAGTGCTACTGCTGTTCGGCATCATCCATGCTTTTTTAATCTGGTATGGGGATATTCTGATTACTTACGCCATCATGGGCTTTTTGCTGATTGGCATGATCCGACTGCCATCTAGCTGGCTGATGGGCTTTGCGGCCATCATCTATGCCGTTCCGCATTTGCTGCTATTGGGTATTATGTTTATAGCAGTTGCAGCGGATCCGAATACTTATGTAGGTTACTTGGAAATCGAAAGCTCAATCCAATTTTACCAATCAGGCAGTTTTGCAGAAATTTTCAGTCAACGGTTAGCGGATTGGACCTACAGCAATAATTTAGTAGGCTATGTTATTCTGATCGCCACGATCCTGCCATTCCTGATGGTTGGAGCGGCTGCAGCAAAATGGCAGCTGATTGAGCGGACTCAGGAAAAACGCAAACTGTGGCTGTTTTTAGCCGTCGTTCCTTTGCTGATGGGTTTGTTGCTGAAGACTGCGCCATTTCTATTTGAACCAAACTACGCGTTTATCTATCTGCAAGATATTTTCGGAGGACCGCTTGTAGCAATCGGCTATGCGGCAATAATCGCTTTGTTGGCACAAAAAACTAGTATGCAGAAGCTGTTATCTCCGGTTGCCAAAGTGGGGCGGATGTCGCTGACGACATACATCACGCAATCCATATTGGCAACACTGATCTTTTATTCGTACGGCTTTGGTCTGTATGGACAAGTGGATCTGCTGACTGGAACATTGATTGCCATCGGAATTTTTATAGTTCAGCTGATTTTTGCTGAACTTTGGTTCGAAAAGTTTTCAAGAGGACCGCTCGAAAGTGTCTGGAGAAAATGGACATATGGAAATAATTTCGAAAAAACTAACAATTCAAAACCCTAA
- the addA gene encoding helicase-exonuclease AddAB subunit AddA encodes MIPKKPIDATWTDEQWQAIWAKGQDMLVSAAAGSGKTAVLINRMIEKVLAEENSISVDELLVVTFTNASAAEMRHRMSNALEKAVAENPQSNHLKKQLRLINKAQISTLHSFCLQVVKQYAYLLEIDPGFRIAGETEAALLRDDVLEAVLENAYEGEDADAVYRLADSFTSDRSDQAMEVLLSKLYDYSRVHPDPERWLQQVPNLYDVSESATIDELPFIGDLKLTIRHALEEALQLAQEGLQLALQPEGPSLLEVTFRTDAEVIKTAISSLETSWDSLYAFSQSFKWEKAASIRKDSCDPAIAEESKAMRNEVKKIVSGLFDAYFTRSPKRLLDEMREMAPLMKTLVELTQVFADQYKALKIDRALVDFSDLEHYALEILSDGGESSAIAKEYQNRFKEVLVDEYQDTNLLQETILKLVKSGDEHDGNLFMVGDVKQSIYRFRLAEPMLFLGKYSRFRHDAKNSGLRIDLNANFRSRKEILDGTNYIFSQIMGERVGEIDYDEAAALKAKAPYPEQQVPIELALIHEPETEEEAVDEDLAKSQWEARFIAKKIKEMIDQEMLVNDPWTQQQRKLEYRDIVVLMRSMTWSGDFVDEFKMAGVPLYAELTGGYFDALEVMIMLNTLRVIDNPYQDIPLASVLRAPFIGLKENELAEIRLAAPQGSYYEAVKIFMRTGTGIDSAAAEKLQRFVLQLKGWRNLARRGSLAELIWQVYMDTNYYEMAGAMTNGKQRQANLHALHDRALEYEKTSFRGLFRFLRFIDRMRERGDDLGTAKSLSEKENVVRLMTVHKSKGLEFPVVFFAGTGRFFNEMDFRKSYLFDQDYGLAVKAINPDTRIEYTSLPFLAVKEMKQLQMKAEEMRVLYVAMTRAKERLYLTASVKDIDQLLGKWRVGTEDVRLPDFMRSRAKGYLDWIGPAIARHPDAAEQLNVNSHILSHTSRFHIEIIESQTLLPGIVNLDELLKGGNSNSDYQQLVNERFNYRYPHQQAVEKRSKQSVTEMKRLQMLQRLNEPESFIQTAKPERSMLLHRPNFMMDKRLSAADVGTAVHAVMQHIPLDRTMDSAEIKEFIETLVGMEILSPDEGKAVKVEEIERFYASETASRLRSAKNIKREVPFTYAKADADGDHQIIQGIVDCLFEEPDGWVLLDYKTDRVTHISDVTMEMNERYAVQLTVYQEAVEAVLRIPIKERLLYLFAASQEVNI; translated from the coding sequence ATGATACCAAAAAAACCGATTGATGCCACATGGACCGATGAACAATGGCAGGCGATTTGGGCAAAAGGCCAGGATATGCTCGTGTCAGCTGCAGCCGGTTCAGGAAAAACAGCTGTCCTGATCAATCGGATGATTGAAAAGGTGCTGGCTGAAGAAAATTCCATTTCAGTGGACGAGCTGTTGGTCGTTACTTTCACCAATGCCTCAGCTGCTGAAATGCGACATCGCATGTCGAATGCATTGGAAAAAGCAGTGGCAGAAAATCCTCAATCAAACCATCTGAAAAAACAATTACGGTTGATTAATAAAGCTCAAATCTCTACGCTGCATTCTTTTTGCCTGCAGGTGGTAAAACAATATGCCTATTTGCTCGAGATTGACCCAGGTTTCCGAATTGCGGGAGAAACAGAAGCAGCCTTGCTAAGGGATGATGTGCTTGAAGCGGTTCTTGAAAATGCCTATGAGGGAGAAGACGCGGATGCGGTATATCGGCTGGCGGACAGCTTCACTTCTGACCGCAGCGACCAAGCGATGGAAGTACTGCTGAGTAAACTCTATGATTATTCGCGTGTGCACCCTGACCCAGAAAGATGGCTGCAGCAAGTGCCGAACTTATACGACGTGTCAGAATCTGCCACCATCGACGAACTGCCGTTTATCGGTGACCTCAAACTAACGATACGACATGCTTTAGAGGAAGCGTTGCAGCTGGCGCAGGAAGGCCTTCAATTGGCCCTGCAGCCGGAAGGTCCTTCCTTATTGGAAGTGACTTTCCGAACAGATGCAGAAGTAATCAAAACTGCCATTTCTTCATTGGAAACATCCTGGGACAGCCTTTACGCTTTTTCCCAGTCGTTCAAGTGGGAAAAGGCGGCCAGCATCCGGAAGGACTCGTGCGATCCGGCAATTGCAGAAGAATCGAAGGCTATGCGCAATGAAGTGAAGAAAATCGTCAGTGGCCTGTTTGACGCCTATTTTACGCGGTCGCCAAAGCGGCTTCTTGACGAAATGCGCGAAATGGCACCGTTGATGAAGACCTTAGTAGAGCTGACGCAGGTTTTTGCTGATCAATACAAAGCGTTGAAAATCGACCGAGCATTGGTTGATTTCTCTGATCTTGAGCATTATGCGCTGGAGATTTTATCAGACGGTGGCGAATCTTCCGCCATAGCAAAAGAATACCAGAATCGTTTTAAAGAAGTCCTCGTGGATGAATACCAGGACACCAACTTATTGCAGGAAACTATTTTGAAACTAGTAAAGTCCGGAGATGAACACGATGGTAATCTGTTCATGGTAGGAGACGTTAAGCAATCGATTTATCGCTTCCGGCTCGCTGAACCGATGTTGTTTTTAGGGAAATATTCTCGTTTTCGTCATGACGCGAAAAATTCAGGACTGCGCATCGATTTGAATGCGAATTTCAGAAGCCGCAAAGAAATACTGGATGGCACCAATTATATTTTTTCTCAGATTATGGGAGAGCGGGTCGGAGAAATCGATTATGATGAAGCCGCTGCATTAAAAGCGAAAGCCCCTTATCCAGAGCAGCAGGTTCCAATTGAATTGGCCTTGATTCACGAGCCGGAAACTGAAGAGGAAGCAGTGGATGAGGACCTGGCTAAATCCCAGTGGGAAGCACGCTTTATCGCAAAGAAAATAAAAGAAATGATAGATCAGGAAATGCTTGTAAATGATCCCTGGACACAGCAGCAACGGAAACTGGAATACCGTGACATTGTTGTCTTGATGCGCTCCATGACATGGTCGGGAGATTTTGTGGACGAGTTCAAAATGGCTGGTGTTCCTTTATATGCAGAATTGACCGGCGGCTATTTTGATGCACTTGAAGTGATGATTATGCTCAATACGCTGCGTGTCATCGATAATCCATATCAAGACATTCCACTTGCTTCTGTTTTGCGTGCGCCGTTTATCGGCTTGAAAGAAAATGAATTGGCCGAGATTCGCTTAGCAGCGCCACAAGGCTCGTATTACGAAGCAGTGAAAATTTTTATGCGCACCGGTACAGGAATCGATTCTGCAGCGGCTGAAAAGCTTCAGCGTTTTGTGCTGCAGTTGAAAGGCTGGAGAAATCTGGCGCGCCGTGGCTCCCTAGCAGAGTTGATCTGGCAGGTCTATATGGACACAAATTATTACGAGATGGCAGGTGCCATGACTAATGGCAAGCAGCGGCAAGCAAATTTGCACGCTTTACATGACCGTGCCTTGGAGTATGAAAAAACTTCTTTCCGCGGATTGTTTCGCTTTTTACGTTTTATTGATCGAATGCGTGAACGGGGTGATGATTTAGGAACAGCTAAATCACTCAGTGAAAAAGAAAATGTCGTTCGGCTCATGACTGTCCACAAGTCAAAAGGACTTGAGTTTCCAGTGGTCTTTTTTGCAGGTACTGGCCGATTCTTTAATGAAATGGATTTCCGGAAATCTTACTTGTTCGATCAGGACTATGGATTGGCGGTCAAGGCGATCAATCCAGATACCAGAATTGAATACACATCTTTACCTTTCCTAGCGGTCAAAGAAATGAAGCAGCTCCAGATGAAAGCGGAAGAGATGCGGGTGTTGTATGTAGCGATGACACGGGCAAAAGAACGACTGTATTTGACGGCTTCTGTAAAAGACATCGATCAACTCTTGGGGAAATGGAGAGTTGGCACCGAAGATGTCCGGCTACCAGATTTCATGCGTTCACGTGCAAAAGGCTATTTGGATTGGATTGGACCGGCCATTGCCAGACATCCTGACGCTGCGGAACAATTGAATGTTAACAGCCATATTCTCAGTCATACATCTCGCTTCCATATTGAAATCATTGAATCCCAAACTTTACTTCCTGGAATTGTGAATCTGGATGAGTTGCTAAAAGGCGGTAATTCGAATTCAGATTACCAACAGCTTGTCAACGAGCGCTTTAATTACCGCTATCCGCATCAGCAAGCAGTTGAGAAGCGCTCCAAACAGTCGGTGACTGAAATGAAAAGGCTGCAAATGCTGCAGCGTTTGAATGAACCTGAATCCTTCATTCAAACGGCAAAACCTGAAAGATCGATGCTGCTGCACCGACCGAATTTCATGATGGACAAACGATTGTCAGCTGCTGATGTCGGTACAGCAGTCCATGCGGTCATGCAGCACATTCCACTGGATCGTACGATGGATTCCGCAGAGATAAAAGAATTCATCGAAACGCTAGTAGGGATGGAAATCTTATCGCCTGATGAAGGAAAAGCGGTGAAGGTTGAAGAGATTGAACGCTTTTATGCCAGCGAAACCGCATCCCGTCTCCGTTCGGCGAAAAATATCAAACGGGAGGTTCCTTTCACATATGCGAAAGCCGATGCGGACGGAGATCATCAGATTATCCAGGGAATCGTCGATTGCCTGTTTGAGGAACCGGATGGCTGGGTGCTGCTCGATTACAAGACTGATCGAGTGACACATATCAGCGATGTTACTATGGAAATGAACGAACGATATGCTGTCCAGTTAACTGTCTATCAGGAAGCTGTTGAAGCGGTTCTTCGCATCCCAATCAAAGAGCGACTGCTATACTTATTTGCGGCAAGCCAAGAAGTGAACATTTAG